The following proteins come from a genomic window of Triticum aestivum cultivar Chinese Spring chromosome 6A, IWGSC CS RefSeq v2.1, whole genome shotgun sequence:
- the LOC123131505 gene encoding dof zinc finger protein 1-like codes for MIKFYESRKASSSSASASASAAASATASVANSSMLGAAPNKNQKLAHEGAAHDLNPAFPHHQGGMQAQADYMAFPSLESSSMCNPGGGAMAGNGARAGGALSAMELLRSTGCYMPLQMPMQMPGEYGAAGFSLGEFRAPAPPQSQSLLGFSLDAHGTVGGASTAGYGSSAGMQGMQDRSGRLPFAFDDLKPTANSGAGGGESGDGSGAGVDGGDHQFEPGNKEQQGNGTPVGQPDTPGFWNGMIGGGGTW; via the exons ATGATAAAATTCTATGAG AGCCGCAAGGCATCGTCGTCGTCCGCGTCAGCGAGCGCCTCAGCGGCCGCCTCGGCGACTGCGTCCGTCGCGAACTCGTCCATGCTCGGCGCGGCGCCGAACAAGAACCAGAAGCTGGCGCACGAGGGCGCAGCGCACGACCTGAACCCCGCGTTCCCGCACCACCAAGGCGGGATGCAGGCGCAGGCGGATTACATGGCGTTCCCGAGCCTGGAGAGCAGCAGCATGTGCAACCCCGGCGGCGGCGCAATGGCGGGCAATGGCGCCCGGGCCGGTGGCGCGCTCTCCGCGATGGAGCTGCTCCGGAGCACCGGCTGCTATATGCCGCTGCAGATGCCGATGCAGATGCCCGGGGAGTACGGCGCCGCGGGGTTCTCGCTCGGGGAGTTCCGCGCGCCGGCGCCACCGCAGTCGCAGAGCTTGCTAGGCTTCTCGCTGGACGCGCACGGTACGGTTGGCGGGGCTTCCACGGCGGGGTACGGCTCCAGTGCCGGGATGCAAGGGATGCAGGACAGGTCGGGCAGGTTGCCGTTCGCGTTCGACGACTTGAAGCCGACGGCAAACTCTGGCGCCGGTGGCGGTGAGAGCGGTGATGGTTCTGGCGCGGGCGTGGATGGCGGCGACCATCAGTTCGAGCCAGGCAACAAGGAGCAGCAAGGCAACGGCACCCCCGTTGGGCAGCCCGACACGCCGGGGTTCTGGAACGGCAtgatcggcggcggcggcacctGGTAA